A window from Bacteroidota bacterium encodes these proteins:
- a CDS encoding OmpH family outer membrane protein yields MKNGMLIWNILLTAVAGILLFLYFGNNNKSNTPKTAAADTASKVSSTRIAYINMDSVEENYSYAREILDEVRKSEQDNNFKLQKMSDDYSKKLQGYVQQDQSAGLTQLSEAHQLDLRETEKRISDQKQQLEQEYVKRVSQLELTLRNKIKTYLKEYNSDRRYAYIMSLEDRVFYYVDTVYDITVDVIKGLNLQHKSKKE; encoded by the coding sequence ATGAAAAATGGAATGCTGATTTGGAATATTCTCTTAACTGCGGTGGCGGGAATTTTGCTGTTTTTGTATTTTGGTAATAATAACAAGAGTAACACTCCAAAGACTGCCGCTGCTGATACAGCGAGTAAAGTAAGTTCCACCCGCATTGCCTATATCAATATGGATTCAGTAGAAGAAAATTATTCATATGCCCGGGAGATTTTGGATGAAGTCCGGAAATCAGAACAGGACAATAATTTTAAACTGCAGAAAATGAGTGATGATTACAGCAAGAAACTGCAGGGCTATGTACAACAGGATCAAAGTGCCGGGCTTACACAGCTTAGTGAAGCACATCAGCTTGATCTGCGGGAAACAGAAAAAAGAATCAGTGATCAGAAGCAGCAGCTTGAACAGGAGTATGTGAAGAGAGTATCACAACTTGAATTGACCCTGCGTAATAAAATAAAAACCTATTTGAAGGAATATAATAGTGACAGGAGGTATGCTTATATCATGTCACTTGAGGACAGGGTTTTTTATTATGTCGATACGGTTTATGATATTACAGTTGATGTAATAAAAGGATTGAACCTGCAGCATAAAAGCAAAAAAGAGTAA
- a CDS encoding amino acid permease, with protein sequence MAEQQTSFKQSLGLMDATMIVAGSMIGSGIFIVSSDITRYVGSAGWLVAVWAITGFMTITAAVSYGELSGMYPKAGGQYVYLKEAFNPLAGFLYGWSFFAVIQTATIAAVGVAFSRFTAYLIPAVGENNILLELGSFHISAAQLLAIALILFLTWTNSKGIQGGKIIQTTFTSAKLISLFGLIILGFLLAKHSFWSENWETGFNAVKLEQDATGGFIKDGSWSSIGGPALMGAIAAAMVGSIFSSDAWNNVTFIAGEIKNPKKNIGLALFFGTLIVTVIYVSANLMYLHVLPLTGADSIAYPEGDRVAVAASNQIFGEAGAMIIAVMIMISTFGCNNGLILAGGRVYYTMANDGLFFKKTAELNKNAVPEYAMWAQAIVASLLCLSGKYGDLLDMVSFVVVLFYALTILGIFVLRKKRPDIERPYKAFGYPVLPAIYIVMALTFCYFLITMKPKYAGIGLGIVLLGIPLYYLAVSRKK encoded by the coding sequence ATGGCGGAACAGCAAACTTCTTTTAAACAATCACTCGGCTTGATGGATGCAACAATGATCGTTGCAGGCTCAATGATTGGCTCAGGTATTTTTATCGTAAGCTCAGATATCACCCGGTATGTAGGCAGTGCTGGCTGGCTCGTTGCCGTTTGGGCTATTACAGGTTTTATGACCATTACAGCAGCCGTAAGCTATGGAGAACTCAGCGGGATGTATCCAAAAGCTGGGGGCCAGTATGTTTATTTGAAAGAGGCGTTTAATCCGCTGGCAGGTTTTTTATATGGCTGGAGTTTTTTTGCAGTAATACAAACTGCTACCATTGCGGCAGTAGGTGTTGCGTTTAGTCGCTTTACTGCTTACCTGATACCTGCTGTAGGAGAAAACAATATTTTATTAGAGTTAGGCTCTTTTCATATATCTGCCGCACAGTTGCTCGCAATTGCATTGATATTATTTCTAACCTGGACGAACTCAAAAGGAATACAGGGTGGAAAGATCATACAAACGACTTTTACCTCGGCAAAACTCATTTCACTTTTTGGATTAATCATTCTCGGATTCTTATTGGCAAAACATAGTTTCTGGAGTGAAAACTGGGAAACAGGATTCAATGCAGTAAAACTTGAACAGGATGCGACCGGTGGATTTATTAAAGATGGAAGCTGGTCTTCTATTGGCGGGCCGGCATTAATGGGAGCTATCGCTGCAGCCATGGTAGGTTCTATTTTCAGTAGTGATGCATGGAACAATGTAACCTTCATTGCAGGTGAAATAAAAAATCCAAAGAAGAATATCGGGCTGGCTTTATTTTTTGGAACTCTCATCGTAACCGTTATTTATGTTTCAGCCAATTTAATGTACCTGCATGTACTTCCTTTAACAGGTGCTGATAGCATTGCTTACCCCGAAGGAGATAGGGTAGCGGTTGCTGCCTCCAATCAGATTTTCGGTGAAGCAGGGGCAATGATCATTGCAGTTATGATCATGATCTCAACTTTTGGATGTAACAATGGATTAATATTGGCTGGCGGCCGGGTATATTACACAATGGCCAATGATGGATTGTTTTTCAAAAAAACCGCTGAGCTGAATAAAAATGCAGTGCCTGAATATGCGATGTGGGCACAGGCAATCGTTGCTTCTTTGCTTTGCCTCAGCGGAAAATATGGCGACCTGCTGGATATGGTTTCATTTGTCGTTGTATTATTTTATGCACTCACGATCTTAGGTATTTTTGTTTTAAGAAAGAAAAGACCTGATATTGAAAGGCCCTACAAAGCATTTGGTTACCCGGTATTGCCGGCTATTTATATTGTTATGGCATTAACTTTCTGTTATTTCCTGATAACGATGAAGCCTAAGTATGCGGGCATCGGGCTGGGAATAGTTTTACTGGGCATACCTCTTTATTACCTGGCTGTTTCCCGTAAAAAATAA
- a CDS encoding carbohydrate kinase, translated as MATDIKKLFESFSSIKVGVIGDVMLDTYMWGKVERISPEAPVPVVSLHKKEYRIGGAGNVALNCKSLGAQVYAISVTGNDSDGMLLEELFNEHMIDTTCMVKSNSRITTNKTRVISRNQQMMRLDSEMTKDITDEEEIKLLQKVQDFIAKTDPDIIIFEDYNKGVLTEYVIENVIQLCVEAGVMTAVDPKRKNFFSYQNVTLFKPNLKEVKEALNIISDASDEAALCQVHDELKQHLSHEISFITLSEKGVFIQQNGFHKIIPSHIRNISDVSGAGDTVIATASLVYASTQNTHLMAEVANIAGGLVCEEVGTVAIDKEKLMHECEMLLS; from the coding sequence ATGGCAACTGATATTAAAAAACTATTTGAATCTTTTTCTTCAATCAAGGTTGGTGTGATCGGGGATGTGATGCTTGATACGTATATGTGGGGTAAAGTAGAACGCATTTCACCCGAAGCTCCCGTTCCTGTTGTTTCATTACACAAAAAAGAATATCGCATTGGTGGTGCAGGTAATGTGGCGTTGAATTGTAAGTCGCTGGGAGCACAGGTTTATGCAATCTCAGTAACGGGAAACGACAGTGATGGTATGCTGCTCGAAGAATTGTTTAATGAGCATATGATCGACACAACATGCATGGTAAAAAGCAACAGTCGTATTACAACTAATAAAACCCGTGTTATCAGCCGCAACCAGCAGATGATGCGGCTGGATAGTGAAATGACAAAGGATATTACTGACGAAGAAGAGATCAAATTATTGCAGAAGGTGCAGGATTTTATTGCTAAAACAGATCCGGATATTATCATTTTTGAAGATTATAATAAAGGGGTGCTGACTGAGTATGTGATCGAGAATGTAATTCAGCTTTGCGTTGAAGCCGGGGTAATGACAGCCGTTGACCCTAAGCGAAAGAATTTTTTCAGCTACCAAAACGTAACACTTTTTAAACCCAACCTGAAAGAAGTAAAAGAAGCCTTGAATATTATTTCTGATGCATCGGATGAAGCGGCCCTTTGCCAGGTGCATGATGAATTAAAACAACATTTGTCACACGAAATTTCTTTTATCACCTTATCAGAGAAAGGTGTTTTCATACAGCAGAATGGTTTTCATAAAATTATTCCTTCGCATATCCGTAATATTTCAGATGTATCCGGCGCCGGTGATACAGTGATCGCTACAGCTTCCTTAGTATATGCATCTACTCAAAACACTCACCTGATGGCGGAAGTTGCGAATATAGCAGGTGGCTTAGTGTGTGAAGAAGTAGGCACAGTAGCCATTGATAAAGAGAAACTGATGCATGAATGTGAAATGCTGTTATCTTAA
- the rpoC gene encoding DNA-directed RNA polymerase subunit beta' produces MAIRKENRPKAAFSQITIGLASPDTILERSYGEVLKPETINYRTYKPERDGLFCERIFGPVKDYECACGKYKRIRYKGIVCDRCGVEVTEKKVRRERMGHIKLVVPVVHIWYFKSLPNKIGYLLGVSSKKLETIIYYERFVVIQTGLRADKGQSVGDLLTEEEYLDILETLPKDNQYLPDDDPNKFIAKMGAEAVHDMLQRIDLDQLSFDLRNAAANETSQQRKADALKRLSVVEAFRDANTRINNRPEWMVMQYIPVIPPELRPLVPLDGGRFASSDLNDLYRRVIIRNNRLKRLLEIKAPEVILRNEKRMLQEAIDSLFDNSRKSNAVKAEGGRALKSLSDVLKGKQGRFRQNLLGKRVDYSGRSVIVVGPELKLHECGLPKDMAAELFKPFIIRKLIERGIVKTVKSARKLVDKKEAVVWDILENILRGHPIMLNRAPTLHRLSIQAFQPKLIEGKAIQLHPLVCAAFNADFDGDQMAVHVPLSHAAVLEAQLLMLASHNILNPQNGTPITLPSQDMVLGLYYITKGRKTIPELKVRGEGMIFYSAEEVIIAYNEGIVDLHAHIKVKANIRNEDGLLVHKLIETTVGRVIFNQHVPAEVGFVNALLTKKNLREIIGDIIKITNVPKTAKFLDDIKTLGFRTAFQGGLSFNINDLIIPDVKEEMLDNAKVEVEEVWDNYNMGLITNNERYNQIVDIWSRVDTRITESLIRELSSDKQGFNSVFMMLDSGARGSKQQIKQLAGIRGLMAKPRKSGSTGSEIIENPILSNFKGGLNVLDYFISTHGARKGLADTALKTADAGYLTRRLVDVAQDVVITEEDCGTLRGINTSALKDNEDVIEPLSDRIAGRTSLHNVYNPLNDELIIEAGDEITADLSRKIEDAGIEFVEIRSVLTCESKRGCCVKCYGKNLATGYLAQKGDAVGIIAAQSIGEPGTQLTLRTFHVGGVAGSASVESTLPAKFDGTIQFDGLRTVTTMNSEGEKAQVVIGRTGEVRIIDTKNDRLLITNNIPYGSTLNVKDGQKINKGEVICTWDPYNNVIMAEQDGVIKFENVIEGVTYREEADEQTGHREKVVIETRDKTKIPSIVVEGKDKKIYNLPTGSHIIPEEAENVKAGKVLVKIPRVLGKLRDITGGLPRVTELFEARNPSNPAIVSEIDGVVSMGAIKRGNREIMIEAKDGVQKKYLVPLTRQILAQDGDFVKAGTPMSDGQIAPGDILAIKGPFAVQEYVVNEIQEVYRLQGVKINDKHIEVIVRQMMRKVIIVDPGDTKFLEEDLVDKFEFINENDFIYDKKVVTDAGDSGKMRPGQIVTLREVRDENSVLRRNDKKPIEYRDAKPATSTPSLLGITKASLGVQSWISAASFQETTKVLSSAAIEGKTDEMLGLKENVITGHPIPAGTGLRDFESIIVGSKEEYELLQTTREAMDFDDEE; encoded by the coding sequence ATGGCAATCAGAAAAGAAAATCGTCCGAAAGCTGCGTTTTCACAAATAACAATCGGACTTGCTTCGCCGGATACAATTCTTGAAAGAAGTTATGGCGAGGTGTTGAAACCTGAAACCATTAACTATCGTACTTACAAACCTGAACGTGATGGTTTGTTTTGCGAAAGGATTTTCGGACCGGTAAAAGATTATGAATGTGCCTGCGGAAAGTATAAGCGTATCCGCTACAAAGGCATTGTTTGTGATCGTTGCGGTGTGGAAGTAACCGAAAAGAAAGTTCGTCGTGAAAGAATGGGCCACATCAAATTGGTGGTGCCTGTTGTACATATTTGGTATTTTAAATCACTGCCGAATAAGATCGGTTACCTGTTGGGTGTAAGCTCTAAAAAATTAGAGACCATAATTTATTACGAAAGATTTGTAGTAATACAAACAGGTCTGCGTGCAGATAAAGGTCAGAGTGTTGGTGATTTGCTGACGGAAGAAGAATACCTCGATATTCTTGAAACATTACCAAAAGATAACCAGTACCTGCCTGATGATGATCCGAACAAGTTCATCGCAAAGATGGGTGCTGAAGCGGTACATGATATGTTACAGCGTATCGACCTCGATCAGTTATCTTTTGATCTGCGTAATGCGGCTGCAAACGAAACTTCACAGCAACGTAAGGCAGATGCATTGAAGCGTTTGAGTGTTGTTGAGGCTTTCCGTGATGCAAATACAAGGATCAATAACCGTCCGGAGTGGATGGTTATGCAATACATTCCTGTTATTCCGCCTGAACTTCGTCCGTTAGTTCCGTTGGATGGTGGTCGTTTTGCATCATCTGATCTGAATGATTTATACCGTCGTGTTATTATCCGTAATAACCGTTTGAAAAGATTATTAGAGATCAAAGCACCTGAAGTTATCCTTCGTAACGAGAAGCGTATGCTGCAGGAAGCTATTGACTCTTTATTTGATAACTCAAGAAAATCAAATGCCGTTAAAGCTGAAGGCGGCCGTGCATTGAAATCTTTGAGTGATGTATTGAAAGGTAAACAAGGACGTTTCCGTCAGAACCTGTTAGGTAAACGTGTTGACTATTCTGGTCGTTCGGTTATCGTAGTTGGTCCTGAATTGAAATTGCATGAGTGCGGTTTGCCAAAAGATATGGCTGCTGAATTGTTCAAGCCATTTATCATCCGCAAACTGATTGAGAGAGGTATTGTAAAAACAGTAAAGAGTGCAAGAAAATTAGTTGATAAAAAAGAAGCAGTGGTTTGGGATATTTTGGAGAACATTTTAAGAGGCCACCCGATCATGCTTAACCGTGCCCCGACACTTCACCGTTTATCAATCCAGGCTTTCCAGCCAAAATTGATCGAAGGTAAAGCGATACAATTGCACCCATTAGTGTGTGCGGCGTTCAACGCCGACTTTGATGGTGACCAGATGGCCGTTCACGTTCCATTAAGTCACGCAGCAGTATTGGAAGCACAGTTATTGATGCTTGCATCACATAACATTTTGAACCCACAGAATGGTACGCCTATCACACTTCCTTCACAGGACATGGTGTTGGGTTTGTATTATATCACAAAAGGCAGAAAGACCATACCGGAATTAAAAGTTCGCGGAGAAGGAATGATATTCTACAGTGCGGAAGAAGTTATCATTGCTTACAACGAAGGTATCGTTGACTTGCATGCTCATATAAAAGTAAAAGCAAACATCCGTAATGAAGATGGTCTGCTTGTTCATAAGCTGATCGAAACAACTGTAGGTCGTGTAATATTTAACCAACACGTACCTGCAGAAGTAGGGTTTGTAAATGCATTATTGACTAAAAAGAATCTTCGTGAGATCATTGGTGATATTATTAAAATTACCAACGTTCCAAAAACAGCGAAGTTCCTTGATGATATTAAGACACTTGGTTTCCGCACAGCCTTCCAGGGTGGTTTGTCATTTAATATTAATGACCTTATCATTCCTGATGTAAAAGAAGAAATGCTGGACAATGCGAAAGTAGAAGTTGAAGAAGTATGGGATAACTATAATATGGGTCTTATTACAAACAACGAACGCTATAACCAGATCGTTGACATTTGGAGCCGTGTTGATACCCGTATTACAGAATCACTCATCCGTGAGTTGAGCAGTGATAAGCAGGGCTTCAATTCAGTATTTATGATGTTGGATTCAGGTGCCCGTGGTAGTAAGCAGCAGATCAAACAGCTTGCTGGTATCAGGGGTTTGATGGCTAAGCCAAGAAAATCAGGGTCAACAGGAAGTGAGATCATCGAGAATCCGATCCTTTCCAACTTTAAAGGTGGATTGAACGTATTAGATTATTTCATTTCTACACACGGTGCCCGTAAAGGTCTTGCCGATACAGCGTTGAAAACGGCGGATGCCGGTTACTTGACCCGTCGTCTTGTTGACGTAGCACAGGATGTGGTTATCACTGAAGAAGATTGCGGAACACTCCGTGGCATCAATACAAGTGCATTAAAAGATAATGAGGATGTAATTGAACCATTGAGTGACAGGATCGCTGGCCGTACTTCATTGCATAATGTTTATAACCCGCTGAATGATGAATTGATCATTGAAGCAGGTGATGAAATAACTGCAGACCTGTCGAGGAAGATTGAAGATGCAGGAATTGAGTTTGTTGAGATCCGTTCAGTATTGACATGCGAAAGCAAACGTGGTTGTTGCGTGAAGTGTTATGGTAAAAACCTGGCAACAGGTTACCTTGCACAAAAAGGTGATGCAGTTGGTATCATTGCTGCACAGTCAATTGGTGAGCCGGGTACACAGCTTACACTCCGTACCTTCCACGTAGGTGGTGTTGCGGGTTCTGCATCAGTTGAATCTACATTACCTGCAAAATTCGACGGTACTATTCAATTTGATGGTTTACGTACAGTAACTACAATGAATAGTGAGGGAGAAAAAGCCCAGGTAGTTATTGGTCGTACAGGTGAAGTAAGGATCATTGATACAAAGAATGATCGTTTGCTGATCACTAATAACATTCCTTACGGCTCTACTTTGAATGTAAAAGATGGCCAGAAAATTAATAAAGGTGAAGTTATCTGCACATGGGATCCTTACAATAACGTAATCATGGCTGAGCAGGATGGTGTGATCAAGTTTGAAAACGTTATTGAAGGTGTTACTTACCGCGAAGAAGCTGATGAACAAACAGGTCACAGAGAGAAAGTGGTAATTGAAACCCGTGATAAAACAAAAATTCCTTCAATTGTTGTAGAAGGAAAAGATAAAAAGATCTATAACCTGCCGACAGGAAGCCATATCATACCTGAAGAAGCTGAAAATGTGAAAGCAGGTAAAGTGTTGGTTAAAATTCCAAGGGTATTAGGTAAACTAAGAGATATTACCGGAGGTCTTCCAAGAGTTACCGAATTATTTGAAGCAAGAAACCCAAGCAACCCAGCCATCGTTTCTGAAATTGATGGTGTGGTTTCAATGGGTGCTATCAAACGTGGTAACAGGGAAATAATGATCGAAGCAAAAGATGGTGTTCAGAAAAAATATCTTGTTCCGTTGACACGTCAAATTCTTGCACAAGATGGAGACTTTGTAAAAGCAGGTACACCGATGAGTGATGGACAAATTGCTCCAGGCGATATTCTTGCGATCAAAGGACCATTTGCAGTACAGGAGTATGTTGTGAATGAGATACAGGAAGTTTACCGTTTGCAAGGTGTAAAGATCAATGACAAGCATATTGAGGTTATCGTTCGCCAGATGATGCGTAAAGTGATCATCGTCGATCCAGGTGATACTAAATTCCTCGAAGAGGACCTGGTTGACAAATTCGAGTTCATTAATGAGAACGATTTCATCTATGATAAAAAAGTAGTAACTGATGCAGGTGATTCAGGAAAAATGCGCCCAGGTCAGATCGTTACATTGCGTGAAGTAAGGGATGAGAATTCAGTGCTTCGTCGTAATGATAAAAAGCCGATCGAATACCGCGATGCAAAACCGGCAACATCTACTCCTTCATTGTTGGGTATCACCAAAGCTTCTCTGGGTGTGCAAAGCTGGATCTCAGCTGCATCATTCCAGGAAACAACCAAGGTGCTTTCTTCAGCTGCGATAGAAGGTAAGACAGATGAGATGCTCGGATTGAAAGAGAACGTAATCACTGGTCACCCGATCCCGGCTGGTACAGGTTTGCGTGACTTTGAAAGCATCATTGTAGGTAGTAAAGAAGAATACGAATTACTGCAGACAACAAGAGAGGCTATGGATTTTGATGATGAAGAATAA
- a CDS encoding 2-C-methyl-D-erythritol 4-phosphate cytidylyltransferase: MKKYAVIVAGGSGLRMGTAVPKQFLILAGKPVLWHTLTAFLDAYDDLEIILVLHKDYLDAGLEIARSTHSPNRIGVTEGGETRFHSVQNGLKHITQHSVVFVHDAVRCLATTWLIHLCYEETLKNGNAVPAVSAVDTIRIESALGNEQVDRNRVRIIQTPQTFYSDMIKAAFEQEYEDSFTDEASVVERLNVKINLVEGDYSNIKITKPVDLLIAEKVLEERSLNNQ; encoded by the coding sequence ATGAAGAAATACGCCGTCATAGTAGCCGGGGGCTCAGGGTTAAGAATGGGAACTGCTGTGCCCAAACAATTTTTAATACTTGCCGGCAAGCCTGTACTTTGGCATACACTGACTGCATTCCTTGATGCTTATGATGATCTTGAAATAATCCTTGTATTGCATAAAGATTATCTTGATGCAGGATTAGAAATTGCCCGTTCAACTCATTCTCCCAACCGCATCGGTGTCACTGAAGGAGGTGAAACAAGATTTCATTCTGTACAAAATGGCTTAAAACATATCACTCAACATTCGGTTGTATTTGTGCATGATGCAGTTCGCTGTTTGGCAACAACCTGGCTAATTCATTTATGTTATGAAGAGACCTTGAAAAATGGAAATGCTGTGCCAGCAGTATCGGCTGTTGATACAATTCGTATTGAATCGGCATTAGGGAATGAACAAGTCGATCGTAACCGGGTACGTATTATTCAAACCCCGCAAACATTTTACAGCGATATGATCAAAGCAGCCTTTGAACAAGAGTACGAAGATTCATTCACTGATGAAGCAAGTGTGGTGGAGAGACTGAATGTAAAAATTAATCTTGTTGAAGGTGATTATAGTAATATAAAAATTACCAAACCGGTTGATTTGCTGATAGCCGAAAAAGTTCTGGAGGAAAGAAGTCTTAATAATCAGTAA
- a CDS encoding isoaspartyl peptidase/L-asparaginase has translation MGKISLVIHGGAGTILKTNMTLEKESQYKQALQDALDVGYKILENNGTAMDAVKAAVVSLEDCILFNAGRGSVFTHKGTHEMDASIMNGKTLQAGAVAGVKNIRNPVLLADCIIKNSEHILLCGEGAEEFAKQYNIQTEPDEYFFSQFRYDQLKHAQESETVVLDHFSPNEKKFGTVGAVACDAEGNIAAATSTGGMTNKKFGRVGDTPIIGSGTYANNKTCAISCTGHGEPFMQTVTAYDVSCLMEYKGFSLQLAMEEVTLKKLVVINGEGGMIGVDAKGNAAMVFNSDGMYRGMKCSDGLNEVSIYK, from the coding sequence ATGGGAAAAATCAGTTTGGTAATACATGGCGGAGCCGGAACAATTCTGAAAACGAATATGACGCTTGAAAAGGAGAGCCAGTACAAGCAGGCGTTGCAGGATGCATTGGATGTGGGGTATAAGATTCTTGAGAATAACGGAACTGCAATGGATGCAGTAAAAGCAGCTGTTGTATCATTAGAGGATTGTATTCTCTTCAATGCGGGCCGGGGCTCTGTATTTACACATAAAGGCACACATGAAATGGATGCTTCCATTATGAATGGAAAAACATTACAGGCAGGTGCAGTAGCCGGTGTAAAAAATATCCGCAACCCGGTTTTACTGGCTGATTGTATTATCAAAAACAGTGAACATATTCTTTTATGTGGCGAAGGAGCAGAGGAATTTGCCAAACAATATAACATACAAACAGAACCCGACGAATATTTTTTTAGCCAGTTTCGTTATGATCAGTTAAAGCATGCACAGGAATCAGAAACGGTTGTGCTGGATCATTTCAGCCCCAATGAGAAAAAGTTTGGAACAGTTGGCGCTGTTGCCTGTGATGCAGAAGGAAATATTGCAGCAGCAACAAGTACCGGCGGTATGACCAATAAAAAATTTGGAAGGGTAGGAGATACGCCGATTATTGGTAGCGGTACTTATGCCAATAATAAAACCTGCGCCATAAGTTGCACCGGGCATGGGGAACCTTTTATGCAGACAGTAACTGCTTACGATGTAAGTTGCCTGATGGAATACAAAGGCTTTTCGTTGCAGCTGGCAATGGAAGAAGTTACACTTAAAAAATTAGTTGTCATCAATGGAGAAGGGGGAATGATTGGTGTGGATGCAAAAGGAAATGCTGCAATGGTTTTTAATAGTGATGGAATGTATAGAGGTATGAAATGTAGTGATGGATTGAATGAAGTTTCGATTTACAAATAA